From one Neovison vison isolate M4711 chromosome 1, ASM_NN_V1, whole genome shotgun sequence genomic stretch:
- the IER3 gene encoding radiation-inducible immediate-early gene IEX-1, which produces MCHSRSSLPTMTVLRAPTPVSTSPGPRRGSGPEIFTFDPLPEPAVAPAARISASRGHRKRSRRVLYPRVVRRQLPVEDPNPAKRLLFLLLAVIFCQILMAEESVPAPLASEDAPSGASPAPTPVPPVLEPLNLTSEPSDYTLDLSTFLQQHPAAF; this is translated from the exons ATGTGTCACTCTCGCAGCTCCCTCCCCACTATGACAGTCCTGCGGGCCCCGACCCCCGTCTCCACCAGCCCCGGACCCCGGCGGGGCTCTGGTCCTGAGATCTTCACCTTCGACCCTCTCCCCGAGCCTGCGGTGGCTCCTGCCGCGCGCATCAGCGCCTCCCGCGGGCATCGGAAGCGCAGCCGTAGGGTCCTCTACCCACGAGTG GTCCGGCGCCAGCTGCCAGTCGAGGATCCGAACCCTGCGAAAAGGCTCCTTTTTCTCCTGCTCGCCGTCATCTTCTGCCAGATCCTGATGGCTGAAGAGAGTGTGCCGGCACCGCTGGCCTCGGAGGACGCCCCCAGCGGTGCATCCCCCGCGCCCACCCCGGTGCCCCCGGTCCTCGAGCCCCTCAATCTGACCTCTGAGCCCTCGGACTACACTCTGGACCTCAGCACTTTTCTACAGCAACACCCGGCCGCCTTCTAA
- the FLOT1 gene encoding flotillin-1 isoform X3, which produces MFFTCGPNEAMVVSGFCRSPPVMVAGGRVFVLPCIQQIQRISLNTLTLNVKSEKVYTRHGVPISVTGIAQVKIQGQNKEMLAAACQMFLGKTEAEIAHIALETLEGHQRAIMAHMTVEEIYKDRQKFSEQVFKVASSDLVNMGISVVSYTLKDIHDDQDYLHSLGKARTAQVQKDARIGEAEAKRDAGIREAKAKQEKVSAQYLSEIEMAKAQRDYELKKATYDIEVNTRRAQADLAYQLQVAKTKQQIEEQRVQVQVVERAQQVAVQEQEIARREKELEARVRKPAEAERYKLERLAEAEKSQLIMQAEAEAESVRMRGEAEAFAIGARARAEAEQMAKKAEAFQLYREAAQLDMLLEKLPQVAEEISGPLTSANKITLVSSGGGTMGAAKVTGEVLDILTRLPESVERLTGVSISQ; this is translated from the exons ATGTTTTTCACTTGTGGCCCAAATGAGGCCATGGTGGTCTCCG gtttctgccgAAGCCCCCCAGTCATGGTGGCTGGAGGACGTGTCTTTGTCCTGCCCTGCATCCAGCAAATCCAGAG GATCTCTCTCAACACACTGACCCTCAATGTCAAGAGTGAAAAGGTTTACACTCGTCATGGGGTCCCCATCTCAGTCACTGGCATTGCCCAG GTGAAAATCCAGGGGCAGAACAAGGAGATGTTGGCAGCTGCCTGCCAGATGTTCCTGGGGAAGACGGAAGCTGAGATTGCCCACATTGCACTGGAGACTCTGGAGGGCCACCAGAGGGCtatcatggctcacatgactgTGGAG GAAATCTATAAGGACAGACAGAAATTTTCAGAGCAAGTTTTCAAAGTGGCCTCCTCAGACCTGGTCAACATGGGCATCAGTGTGGTTAGTTACACCCTGAAGGACATTCATGATGATCAG GACTATTTACACTCCTTAGGGAAGGCTAGAACAGCTCAAGTCCAAAAAGATGCTCGGATTGGGGAGGCAGAAGCCAAAAGAGATGCTGGGATCCGG GAAGCCAAAGCTAAGCAGGAGAAGGTGTCTGCCCAGTACCTGAGTGAGATCGAGATGgccaaggcacagagagactATGAGCTAAAGAAGGCCACATATGACATCGAGGTCAATACCCGCCGCGCACAGGCTGACCTCGCCTATCAGCTTCAG GTGGCCAAAACTAAGCAGCAGATCGAGGAGCAGCGGGTCCAGGTGCAGGTGGTGGAGCGGGCCCAGCAGGTGGCAGTGCAGGAACAGGAGATCGCCCGCCGAGAgaaggagctggaagcccgaGTTCGGAAGCCCGCAGAAGCCGAGCGCTACAAGCTGGAGCGCCTAGCTGAGGCAGAGAA GTCCCAGCTGATCATGCAAGCTGAGGCAGAAGCTGAGTCTGTGAGG ATGCGTGGGGAGGCCGAGGCCTTTGCCATAGGGGCTCGAGCTCGGGCCGAGGCTGAGCAGATGGCCAAGAAGGCAGAAGCGTTCCAGCTGTACCGTGAGGCCGCCCAGCTGGACATGCTGCTGGAGAAGCTGCCCCAG GTAGCAGAGGAGATCAGTGGTCCCCTGACCTCAGCCAATAAGATCACACTGGTGTCCAGTGGAGGTGGGACCATGGGGGCGGCCAAAGTGACCGGGGAAGTACTGGACATCCTGACTCGCCTGCCGGAGAGCGTGGAGAGACTCACAGGCGTCAGCATCTCCCAG
- the FLOT1 gene encoding flotillin-1 isoform X1, with amino-acid sequence MFFTCGPNEAMVVSGFCRSPPVMVAGGRVFVLPCIQQIQRISLNTLTLNVKSEKVYTRHGVPISVTGIAQVKIQGQNKEMLAAACQMFLGKTEAEIAHIALETLEGHQRAIMAHMTVEEIYKDRQKFSEQVFKVASSDLVNMGISVVSYTLKDIHDDQDYLHSLGKARTAQVQKDARIGEAEAKRDAGIREAKAKQEKVSAQYLSEIEMAKAQRDYELKKATYDIEVNTRRAQADLAYQLQVAKTKQQIEEQRVQVQVVERAQQVAVQEQEIARREKELEARVRKPAEAERYKLERLAEAEKSQLIMQAEAEAESVRMRGEAEAFAIGARARAEAEQMAKKAEAFQLYREAAQLDMLLEKLPQVAEEISGPLTSANKITLVSSGGGTMGAAKVTGEVLDILTRLPESVERLTGVSISQVKVSRVNHKPLRTA; translated from the exons ATGTTTTTCACTTGTGGCCCAAATGAGGCCATGGTGGTCTCCG gtttctgccgAAGCCCCCCAGTCATGGTGGCTGGAGGACGTGTCTTTGTCCTGCCCTGCATCCAGCAAATCCAGAG GATCTCTCTCAACACACTGACCCTCAATGTCAAGAGTGAAAAGGTTTACACTCGTCATGGGGTCCCCATCTCAGTCACTGGCATTGCCCAG GTGAAAATCCAGGGGCAGAACAAGGAGATGTTGGCAGCTGCCTGCCAGATGTTCCTGGGGAAGACGGAAGCTGAGATTGCCCACATTGCACTGGAGACTCTGGAGGGCCACCAGAGGGCtatcatggctcacatgactgTGGAG GAAATCTATAAGGACAGACAGAAATTTTCAGAGCAAGTTTTCAAAGTGGCCTCCTCAGACCTGGTCAACATGGGCATCAGTGTGGTTAGTTACACCCTGAAGGACATTCATGATGATCAG GACTATTTACACTCCTTAGGGAAGGCTAGAACAGCTCAAGTCCAAAAAGATGCTCGGATTGGGGAGGCAGAAGCCAAAAGAGATGCTGGGATCCGG GAAGCCAAAGCTAAGCAGGAGAAGGTGTCTGCCCAGTACCTGAGTGAGATCGAGATGgccaaggcacagagagactATGAGCTAAAGAAGGCCACATATGACATCGAGGTCAATACCCGCCGCGCACAGGCTGACCTCGCCTATCAGCTTCAG GTGGCCAAAACTAAGCAGCAGATCGAGGAGCAGCGGGTCCAGGTGCAGGTGGTGGAGCGGGCCCAGCAGGTGGCAGTGCAGGAACAGGAGATCGCCCGCCGAGAgaaggagctggaagcccgaGTTCGGAAGCCCGCAGAAGCCGAGCGCTACAAGCTGGAGCGCCTAGCTGAGGCAGAGAA GTCCCAGCTGATCATGCAAGCTGAGGCAGAAGCTGAGTCTGTGAGG ATGCGTGGGGAGGCCGAGGCCTTTGCCATAGGGGCTCGAGCTCGGGCCGAGGCTGAGCAGATGGCCAAGAAGGCAGAAGCGTTCCAGCTGTACCGTGAGGCCGCCCAGCTGGACATGCTGCTGGAGAAGCTGCCCCAG GTAGCAGAGGAGATCAGTGGTCCCCTGACCTCAGCCAATAAGATCACACTGGTGTCCAGTGGAGGTGGGACCATGGGGGCGGCCAAAGTGACCGGGGAAGTACTGGACATCCTGACTCGCCTGCCGGAGAGCGTGGAGAGACTCACAGGCGTCAGCATCTCCCAGGTGAAAGTCTCTAGA
- the FLOT1 gene encoding flotillin-1 isoform X2, with protein sequence MFFTCGPNEAMVVSGFCRSPPVMVAGGRVFVLPCIQQIQRISLNTLTLNVKSEKVYTRHGVPISVTGIAQVKIQGQNKEMLAAACQMFLGKTEAEIAHIALETLEGHQRAIMAHMTVEEIYKDRQKFSEQVFKVASSDLVNMGISVVSYTLKDIHDDQDYLHSLGKARTAQVQKDARIGEAEAKRDAGIREAKAKQEKVSAQYLSEIEMAKAQRDYELKKATYDIEVNTRRAQADLAYQLQVAKTKQQIEEQRVQVQVVERAQQVAVQEQEIARREKELEARVRKPAEAERYKLERLAEAEKSQLIMQAEAEAESVRMRGEAEAFAIGARARAEAEQMAKKAEAFQLYREAAQLDMLLEKLPQVAEEISGPLTSANKITLVSSGGGTMGAAKVTGEVLDILTRLPESVERLTGVSISQVNHKPLRTA encoded by the exons ATGTTTTTCACTTGTGGCCCAAATGAGGCCATGGTGGTCTCCG gtttctgccgAAGCCCCCCAGTCATGGTGGCTGGAGGACGTGTCTTTGTCCTGCCCTGCATCCAGCAAATCCAGAG GATCTCTCTCAACACACTGACCCTCAATGTCAAGAGTGAAAAGGTTTACACTCGTCATGGGGTCCCCATCTCAGTCACTGGCATTGCCCAG GTGAAAATCCAGGGGCAGAACAAGGAGATGTTGGCAGCTGCCTGCCAGATGTTCCTGGGGAAGACGGAAGCTGAGATTGCCCACATTGCACTGGAGACTCTGGAGGGCCACCAGAGGGCtatcatggctcacatgactgTGGAG GAAATCTATAAGGACAGACAGAAATTTTCAGAGCAAGTTTTCAAAGTGGCCTCCTCAGACCTGGTCAACATGGGCATCAGTGTGGTTAGTTACACCCTGAAGGACATTCATGATGATCAG GACTATTTACACTCCTTAGGGAAGGCTAGAACAGCTCAAGTCCAAAAAGATGCTCGGATTGGGGAGGCAGAAGCCAAAAGAGATGCTGGGATCCGG GAAGCCAAAGCTAAGCAGGAGAAGGTGTCTGCCCAGTACCTGAGTGAGATCGAGATGgccaaggcacagagagactATGAGCTAAAGAAGGCCACATATGACATCGAGGTCAATACCCGCCGCGCACAGGCTGACCTCGCCTATCAGCTTCAG GTGGCCAAAACTAAGCAGCAGATCGAGGAGCAGCGGGTCCAGGTGCAGGTGGTGGAGCGGGCCCAGCAGGTGGCAGTGCAGGAACAGGAGATCGCCCGCCGAGAgaaggagctggaagcccgaGTTCGGAAGCCCGCAGAAGCCGAGCGCTACAAGCTGGAGCGCCTAGCTGAGGCAGAGAA GTCCCAGCTGATCATGCAAGCTGAGGCAGAAGCTGAGTCTGTGAGG ATGCGTGGGGAGGCCGAGGCCTTTGCCATAGGGGCTCGAGCTCGGGCCGAGGCTGAGCAGATGGCCAAGAAGGCAGAAGCGTTCCAGCTGTACCGTGAGGCCGCCCAGCTGGACATGCTGCTGGAGAAGCTGCCCCAG GTAGCAGAGGAGATCAGTGGTCCCCTGACCTCAGCCAATAAGATCACACTGGTGTCCAGTGGAGGTGGGACCATGGGGGCGGCCAAAGTGACCGGGGAAGTACTGGACATCCTGACTCGCCTGCCGGAGAGCGTGGAGAGACTCACAGGCGTCAGCATCTCCCAG